From Nomascus leucogenys isolate Asia chromosome 15, Asia_NLE_v1, whole genome shotgun sequence, a single genomic window includes:
- the LOC100607172 gene encoding LOW QUALITY PROTEIN: putative uncharacterized protein FLJ41423 (The sequence of the model RefSeq protein was modified relative to this genomic sequence to represent the inferred CDS: substituted 1 base at 1 genomic stop codon): MAALSSRCPRSAAGPAYLQEAARSAHWASPPLVPLRTFQSSLFSSGSFHSGEEEEEEEVSLLXTALMGQGPVPLFLGSLFCAGCRQGPSVWSCGEPVPRRIWVTASVTPSPRQALHTCSDSLDILKALHLLPAAFSPFIWVQVFAEPSNKESSGENDGGEERESANIY, from the coding sequence ATGGCAGCTCTTTCTTCTCGGTGCCCTCGCAGTGCAGCAGGCCCCGCTTATTTGCAAGAAGCAGCCAGGTCAGCCCACTGGGCCTCCCCACCTCTTGTGCCCCTTCGCACATTTCAGAGCTCTCTCTTTTCGTCTGGGTCCTTCCAttcaggagaggaggaggaggaggaggaggtgagccTGTTGTGAACGGCGTTGATGGGGCAGGGGCCGGTTCCCCTGTTTCTGGGGAGCCTTTTCTGTGCTGGTTGCAGGCAGGGGCCCTCAGTGTGGAGCTGCGGTGAGCCTGTGCCCCGTCGGATTTGGGTCACAGCCTCCGTGACCCCCAGCCCCCGCCAGGCACTCCACACCTGCAGTGATTCgcttgatattttaaaagcactCCATCTTCTGCCTGCTGCCTTCTCTCCATTCATCTGGGTCCAGGTTTTCGCCGAGCCATCTAATAAAGAATCCAGTGGGGAGAATGATGGGGGCGAGGAGAGGGAAAgtgctaacatttattaa